Part of the Diceros bicornis minor isolate mBicDic1 chromosome 2, mDicBic1.mat.cur, whole genome shotgun sequence genome is shown below.
TGACCCAGGCAAGAGGTGAGTCGTTCCCAGGGTGATGTTATCCCAAAAGACATATCCAGGCCGAAAAGCCTGGGAACTCCGAGTGCGGGATTACGTCATCTCAGTCTTCGTGTTTAAGAAATAACCTCTTTGGCTTACAGATCTGACAAGATAAAGCTGCCGGAGAATGGACAGTGAGGTCCAGAGAGATGGAAGGATCTTGGATTTGATTGATGATGCTTGGCGAGAAGACAAGCTTCCTTATGAGGATGTCGCAATACCACTGGTAGGTTATAGTTTGTGCTGAGGATGATGGGTTAAAGGTATGATCTGGTGGGTCCTGGTAGAGGTAGGAATCAGTGGACAAAAAAGCTAGCAGGGCAGAGAAATCAAAGCTGTGGAGTCCTCTAACCCTAGAAGCCTCTGGAGCGCATTTAGCTCAAGTCTTTATTTGAAGAGAACTGTGGTTCAGAGAGCTGATATGACCACCTTGGCTAGGGGTCATGCCAGGCATGGAACACAGGTCTTCTGAGCCGTGTTCTATCCACCACACCAAAGCTAGTAAACTGGATAATGAGAGTTTAGTGCATTAGAAGGAGAGGAACAAGAAGCAGTGGCATGAGCACTGCATTTCTAACTTCTCTACCTGTGGTTTGTCAGTTGACATTTTTAGAAACTCGCACTCTTGGTACACACACCTATCCCAGGTTCCCTGGAAAATATTCAAAAGACacctggcttttcttcttttgCATTTAGACCAACAGGCTTCTGGAATACTCTTTTCTTTCCCAATCTCTGGAAAACTCTCCTGCAAGGAGTTTGTTAAACTTCATGAATAAGTTATGTAAAAGTTTTGCTTGTATAAATGCCTATTAAAAAGTCCTATTTATGTCATAAGAGGCCTAACAAAAAACAAGGAGAACAGGATTTAGGGACTGTTTTTCTTTAGAGCATGCCAACTGCCCTGAGAAGAGCCATTAATAAAAAATAGCTTGGAGGTAGATGATCTGCTGCTGTTATttacagagaaataaaattcagctcacccacattttcatttaagaATAGGAGATAATAATATGTTTGATGGATAAAACATATCAAATAATAAGTCACAGCTTAGTTTGAGTTTACAAAAATAGTCAAAAGAGCATAATGAGAATTATAGCTGCTACTTATTGAATACCAGTTTTATGCCATGGACTGAGGTTGAAATTTGACATACATTATCTCTGATCCTCAGAGCAACCTTGCAGGGGTGGTGGTGTTACCCCATTTTACGGGCAGGAAATAGGATCAGAGAGGGGACCTTGTCCACAGTCTGGGTTGGACTTCACACCTAGGTCTGTGAGGCTCCAGATCATGTCCTGTAAACTTTAGTTCATTCTTTCACTCGACAAGCATTTTTTTTAAGCCTACTGTGTACCATGAGACTAATTGAACATAAGATGTAGTTTCTGTCCCTAGAGGTCTAAAGAGGTAACATAGATAAATAGTTATAAAAAGTGTCCTAAGTGGGGGTCATGAACAGCTATGTAGTATTGGAGGTGGTTGATTGCCTGTTGGCTctcaggaaaggcttcagagaGAATGTCAGAAGGGAGGATCAGAAGTTTAGTCAGGTAGACAAGGGCACTCCAGCAGAGGGGACAGAGGTGCAAAGGCTCCAAATTTGTAAAGGCTTTGGGAGATGGTGAGGCATTCAGTGTGGATGGAGAATATGTTGTCATATAAGTAGGCAGAAAAGTTGGGCTCGGACCAGATTTGAGAAGAGTATTTGGTGCCGTGCTTAGACCTCATCCTGGGGATATCCAGGAATGAGTGGTCTTCAGAGTGGAAGTCTGCCATGCTCAGTTTTGGGTTTTGGAAAATCAGTTTAACAATCAGCATTGTTAGAGAATGTCTGCCGTGGAGAAAGGGGCAAGTGACAGGGCAGAGAGACCAATTAAGAAGCTATTGCAGTGGTCTAGGCAAGGGAGGAGGGCCTgaacaaagataagaaaatggaggAGAATTGCTGAATTCTGGACATGCTTATGGCAGGATTTGGAGACCATTTGTGTGGTAGGGGATAAAGGAGAGGGAAATTTCCATGCTGACTTTCAGTTTGTAGCCTGGCCCTGTTGCTAATCCATCTTTTCCCATGTCttgtgtatcagttagcttttgctgcataacaaatcaccccaaaacatagtggcttaaaacagcagctGTTTATCTCGTAGCTTTGTAGCTCAGCTGAGAGGGTTTTCTGGTCTTCACCAGCTTGGCTCATCCGTGCTGGACTTGGCTGGTGTTCTGTAGTCAGCCAGCAGCTAGCTGGAGGCTGGGTAATTCAGGACACTTTCACGTGTCCTGGCTGTTAGTAGGCTGTCAGATGGGATCATGGGGTGATGAGGACACAGTGTCCCATTGTCCAGCAGACTAGCCCAGACCTCTTCGCATGGCCTCACATGGTTCCAAGAGCAGCATGAGAGGAAACTACAGAGCTTCATGGAGCTTAGGCCAAGAACTGGCCCCCTGGCACTGCAGCTGCATACTGTTAGCCAAAGCAAACCACGTGGCCAGTCCAGATCAAGATGAGGAGATAGACTCAGACTTTTATAGCAGGAGCTGCAAAGAATTGTGACCATTTTTGCAGTATACTGTAGAGATTTATGATactttgtgtttgttttccaGATGCATACACAATTTTATATGTTGGCATTCGTTGCAAGAGACAATAGTGACCAGATGAAAGACACATTATTTTAGAATGCGTACCACAGATGGGATGAAATTAAGCAAAGTTGCCTGTCTctgaattaaataatttattaaccAAGGACTTGTTTGTGCTTTGTCAGCTATAAGTAATTATTAGAACCAAACTTTTTAAGTTTATGTTATTGCCTTacagtaaataatttttttcaatttgtgCAAGCATGTTTGAATCTCAGTCTTACATTTGTAGAGCAAGATGTATATGATTCAAATATACTTGTACATATTGTAAGTAAATCAGTTTTTATATAttgaacataattttaaatgagaaaaacattatTATATTCATGTCCTGCAAATTGGAATCCAGTGGGAAATCCTAAGTCTGGATATTGAGTAACAGTTTGCTAACTCTTAAAAAAAGTGTAAATTCAGATAATTGAAAGGACATATATTGGTATCAGTGAACTCTGGTACCACGCAGGGTTCTGgtagtaataaatttaaattgaaaatataaagaaactatCTTAAAGGTTCTcaccacatacaaaaaactgGTAACTATATGAGataatggaggtgttaactaaccttaacatggtaatcattttacaatatatacgtgtatcaaatcatcatgttgtacacctaaacttacacaatgttacatgtcaattatatcgcaataaagctggaaaatttaTATATAAGGGAACTATCCCAGATTCTACACTAAGTATAGAATGGCTTACCATTTTAAGAAAATTGCTGGTGGAATATGAGTTggtcatttgctgtgttttatgttGCCCTGCTCCACCACTAGGGGGAGGTCGCATCCGTTATGTTCCAGTTTCAGGGCTCCCCACTTAACTCAATTATAATGTGGGCATGTTGGGTACAGGGTAGTTTTTTAATAAGTTTCTTGTGCTTAAGGAATATTCCAGAAAATGTGTTATTCTATTAAAGCAGCCtcctaaaaaagatttaatattgGCTCTTTTCGGTGTTCCTAGGCACTAATAAGCACAGATATTCCTTGAGCGCTGGGTGCCCCGTGTAGTGCTGAGCACTTGCTCTAGATtacctcatttagtcctcacggCAGTTCTGTGGGGTGACGGCTGCTTTTTTTCCCTCACTGCCAAAGAGGAAGCAAAGGCCCCAAGGTTTGAATACCTTGCCCGAGTAACCCATCAAATGATGGCGTCGTGGGCTTGGATCCCGGTGGCTTCCATAGCCTGAGCCCTTAGCCTTCTGCCACACTGCCTCCTGCACAGGCACTAGGGTCATGATGCCATCATTCCCTACTGAGGCAGACCAGGCCGTGTTTGAGCAATACTTCTAGTATGTCCTGACATCTGTTTATTCTAGCTCTTTCTATAGAATACAGTTCTATGAATTATGGTGCTTATTTCCAGGAACTCAGGTTTTAATTCTAAGTGCTTTTGAGTTTTAAGGGGTTTGTTAATGCGGAGTAAACCGTCATTCTGAATGTCCATTGTACCTTTTCAGAACGAGCTTCCTGAACCTGAACAGGACAACGGAGGCACCACAGAATCTATTAAAGAACAAGAAATGAAGTGGACAGACTTAGCCTTACAGTACCTCCATGAGAATGTTCCCCCCATAGGAAACTGACCCTCGGCTCCTTTTTCatggacagatttttaaaaaatacatagatgCAGAATGTTTTCTTCCAGTCTCCTAATTGAAATCTTTTAGTAATAGATCAGCACTCAAAAATGTATACCCACTTAGTTTGTGGCAGCAAAGTGCAATGTGGAGATAACTCACCAGAGCGAGAAACTGATTGAGATTTCTCAGGAGTGCAGAATATTTGGCTCTCTGAACCTAAAGTTCTTCATTCACTGGCTTGTGTCTGAACATCATGAGTTAAACCTTTGCCTTTAACTCTGATTTTGCTTTACTATCAGAGCTTAACACATCCCAACTGCTTATCTGTGTCCTGTGACACGGGTGATTGAAAATATGAGAGGGAAAGGCAAAGAGGAAGCCAGACGTGAAGAGAATTATTACCATCTCATATACCCCTATTCTGAGAAGATTCTGAGTGATGTGTGTGAAGCCTGTAGATGTAATGGATGTATAGATAGCCTGTTCACTGATTACTGGGACTCCTAAGATTCCCTGTAGGATTTTCAAACTTTGGATACATTTACAGATTAAAAAGTTATCTGACACAGTTACCTCTGCTGCCCCTACAACTTCCTTTGGTGCCTCTGGAAAGGATCTTTGGCTAGATGTTTTATCTAGTAACagcatttcttattttctcaaagcGCTTTCAGATGTAACTGAAACACCATGGAGTCAGATTTAGTTAAGCATTTGTATAAGAACTTGTATTTTGCAGAACCCATTCATGGACATTGATCTCCTGGAATTGTTTGCCTCTGTTAAGTGGCGTCTTTCTTGTTCTGTGCCCAGATCATAAACTCTGGGAAGAGGCCCTGGCTTATACTTCTGTATCCCtcattgaaaaactgaaaacactgAATAATTGAAATCTCTCttctcatccttttttatggGGTCTTTTTGTTTACCTAGCTTTTAGGAGTAAGAAGTACATCACAAAACAAATGAGCCTCTTTTAGAATTTCAATCAGAAACATGGTTGTAGCCGCTCTCCTGTAATCCAGACACATCCAGGCTGAGCTCCTCCCTGTGCATCTGTGTCCTGCCTGGAAGTCATTGTCTCAGAATAAAGACCCCAAGGCACCAGTCCCTCAGTCACCAAAGAAAGACAACCCAGGGAAAAAGAGAATTATGatgtttagaaaaaaaattatagaccaaGAGAAAACAAAGCTTTTCAAAAAATTACCTAAAATGCTAGTTCTTCTACGTTCTAGTTAAATGAGGGTTTTACATCGATTTTATTCATGGTATGTAATATCTAAGACCCTGACATCTAGGAACTAAGTGGATGTTCATGTGAATCCAGCCTTGCTTGTGGCCCAGCCTTTCCCAGGAATCTTGGTAGACCAGTAAAATATGAAAGTTGTCTTGATTTCAACAGAGTATGATGCCTGTAAAATAGACAGCTGTTGGTTTATCTGCTTGGCCTATGACCCTCATCTGAGGTCTTTCCCCACGCCCAGGAATAGCCTCTGGCCAAGTTAGTGACCTGTGATATGGTGTCAGAACCATAGCTCAGTGTATCAGGAATTAGGTGACCAAACCTGGGCCAAATTGTCACCTGCTGCTTTGGAATCTGCCTGTGTAGGACTGGCTTGAGGATGATGGACACCAAGAGATGCTGGGCTGCTGTTGTGGCTTTCAACCATATGTACCAGTACACCCAAGGAGGAAGGTGCAGAGGGCAGCTGAGGGGCCATGTGGCACCTTGGTTCCTGCAGCCTTCTGGTTCAGAGCATGTGTTTGGCTCTCCTCTGGGGGCATCTCACTTGGTGCAGGAATACGACAGTGGACAAGATGAGTATGGCTTCTGCCTTCACTTAGTGGAGGAAACAAGCATTAAACCAATAGCCATACAAATTTGTGGTTTTAAATTGTGACATATGTCAGGAAGGAAAAATACAGAATGTTACTTAGGTTGGGTTCCCAGAAGCAAAGCCTGAGGCAGAGTTTCCTGTGCAAGGGATGTATTGAGGTTGAGTTTGCAGGAGGAACCTGTGCAGGAAGCGAGATAGGGCAGGGGAAGAAGTGGAGCAAAGACGGGGTCTCAGCAGAACACGAGGTCTCGATGGAACATGATGGCACCAAGAGTTTTCCCACCTTGAGCTAAGGGGCTAGGCCTTTGTATTCAGTGTATGTTGGTTAGTCATTGGTTCTGCCTCTCCCACCATCCCCCAGGGAGGGCAAAACCCAGGAAGGGCCAGGGGTCGTGGCTCTCCAGAGAACAGTGCAGCTGTGAGCTCTTGGCAACCAACACCAGTAGCCAGGGAATGGTGTGCAGACAGACCAGGTAAAGGGGATCTTGGCCCCAACAGTGACTACTGCAGGGTATAAGAGACTGTGACGGGGCACCTGCTGTGGATTCGATGGTCACAGGAGACCTTGTGGTAAGTAGCTTTTATAGCATATAATTTGAAGTATTAattttgtttctgaatttttcCCACTCTCCAAGGAAGTGGCCAGGTCCTTGGTGCTTCCTGTTTCACAGCAGAGAGCAGATGTGCTCAAACAACCCTACCCCTTGTTCAGCAaacaggagagggagggggagaaggaaccTCTTGGGAATAGTGGAAAGCTGTGCCCCAGTTGCTGGTAGTACCCCAATGGGATGGTGAACTTTAGAGGTTCATGGTTTTGGGGGTGCCCTGAAGGAGACCTGAAGCTCAATACAGTCTTCCAGCCAAGGCAAAAGACCCCAAAGCATTGGAACCAGCTCCTTCAAGGGCCCCTCAGAGCGGGCAGTGAGGATAGCAGCAGTGACCCAGATGGACTGGAGAGTAGAGGTCCTTGCCCACTTTTGAGGTCATTCATGAGCATCCTAAGTGTGAGACCCTAAGAGGAAGAAAGGACACCCCAGTGACCACGGATTTAATTTCTGCTTCAGCACAGCAGAACAGGACTGAAAAGATTAAATTTGCTCTGAAGAAactaagaaaatgtgatatttctTGTATCCTCCTTGAGTTTGTGAGCCAACACCGGAAGGACAGGTGGGAGTAGCCAGGGGAAGAATTAGGGGATGAGGATTGAAGGCAGAGAGCAAATTGCATAAAGCTGGAGGTAGGACTGGCTTTACAGGCAAggtgggtgggaggtgggagatggGCGAGTGGCTTGGTCAgattgaatttgaatttttttaatgtgagtcaCTCAGGGCTTGAGGAGGTAAGAATTGAAGTGGAAAGACAGAAGAGCTCCGCATTGGCTCAAGGgagagatggtggtggcttgGACTAGCAAGATGAAGGAGGAAGTAGAGGAACTTGGGATTTCTCCTAGAGGTAGACGTGTCCAGCCCTGCCGAGGGAGAGGTGTGTTTCATGAAGCCAGTACCTGCATCATGGTGGTATGATTCTGAGGAGACTTGAGTACCCAGTGTGAGCTGCCCTTACGACCCACGAGCGAATTCTCTGAGCCAGACACAggactccaggtgcagcctctgtTCTCTAAGAATGTAGAATCTGGGTCCAGAAACTGCCCATCCTTTGAAGCCCAATGTAGACCCACTTCTTAATAATATGGTAACGATGATGATGACAGCCATGGTTAGCTGAGCACTTCTGTGGGCTTTTGACATGGGATCTCTAGCCCTAGCATCTGCTTTTGAAGGTGGATATTGTCCTCGTTGATCAGGAGATGGCAACTTAAAGGACTTGTTCCAAGTTAAAGGGCTTATTTCTAAGTCACTCAAATAGTAAATGGATCCAGCCTAGGCTGCCTGGTCCCAAAACCCATGTCCTCTCCCAGGACCATGTGACCTCCCCTGTAAAACCGCTGTGACCACTCCTTTGTGAAATGGGAAGAAAATCCTCTCGGAACACTTAGAACTTCAAAATGTTTATCTTCTTTCTCTAATTGAGATAAAAAACTGAAAGAGGAGTTTTTACTAGGAGCCCAGGAGTCATGACACATTAAAAATTCAAACTGTTGACGAGCCCATGCAGAAATCATAACTTTATCATCATGAGTCATATTGTTGCCACTGGTTTTTATATAAGGTTAAATCCCTAAGATAAATTTTCAGATTTTGGTGCGTTGTGAGCGGACCACTTAGTGTCAATGCTATTTAGTACCCAGCAGGGGGTGCTCAATTCCTTTGAGAAAGTTTGAATCACTGGCAGATCTTTTAGTAAACTCTGAAACTGAAGATCCTGAATAAATGTGGTGTTTTGCTTGGCAGTGATTCTGCATATCTTGGTTGCCCAGAGTGCTGGGTAGGGGTTTGTGTGAATCCCTGGGATTTAGGCCGGCCATGCGTGGACCAGGCAGCTCACCTAATGGGCTCATTGCTCGTATTTTATAGGGGCCAAGTGAGGGAACATGGAAGGGGAGGGCAGTTCAGAACTCTGGTTACAGAAAAACGTAGCCAGAATCAGGAATTTTGCCCACCTGTGACCCAACTCATACTCATTGTCAGGCCTGGGGAGTCTTTTGTTAAGCTATTTCCCAGCTCTTTGTGTAAAATCATTTGGAGAATTTAGGTGTCATCTGGAATGATCCATTGGGCTCTAgaaagactgttttccaaagcttcCTTTCTTGACTTGGCCCTGCTTTATCCATAGTTAAATTTGTTCCCCAGTTCCTTGCCAGGCTGCACCCCATTAGTGAGCTCCTATGGAAAGTAGTGGGGGCTTCAGGGCTGACATGGGAAGATAGCTGGGTGGTCTCTTGAAGAGCCTTCTCATCTTGTGGCCTTCGTGGCCCCAGATGATGACCTTGGCCTCTGAACCTGAGCCAGCCAAGATTGGCTTCACAGGCCTATaacctgtgcagtcacacagtGCCCCAGATTCAGAAGGGCCTGCTGTGGCTCTCTTGAAActcttaatttttgaacaaggggcccatGTTTTCATTTTGTGCCAGACTCcataaattatgtagctggtccttaAATCTATGGCAGCCATCTGTAGGGGTTCCACATTGGATGGCGACTAACTCGACCCAGCAAATGCCCTCACCTTGGGAGTGAGAATTCAAGACACTGTGAACGTTGGCCTTTGGGGTGACAGCAAACCAGGCAGGTCCAGGAGAAGCTGGGGCAGAGCTCCAGGCTTGCTGCGGCGGCCTGAGAAGTATTCCGCTTCCTCATGAAGTCTTACAGTGCAGTTGCGGAAATTGTCTCCTGAGCTCAGCTGAGCCCTCTGTCATTCTTGCCACCTGTAAGCTGGTCTAACTGACCACGGGGTGAGGGGTAGGTATAGAAATGCTGGAAGTGCAGCAAGACGGGTTTGTGGACAGCTAAGAACTTGGAGCAAGGTTATCACCCAATCCCAGGGAATGTTCTTGCCTAAATTTCATCTGGCCCTTAGCCAACTCCTATGTGAACTTGCACCCTGTTGCCCTGGGTACAGCAATGCAGATGTCTCAGAACAGAGCCTCTGactgaaagaagaaatgagaaggaCAATGACAGAGCTGGAACAATGGTCAATGCATTAGTGCATGAAGGA
Proteins encoded:
- the ANAPC13 gene encoding anaphase-promoting complex subunit 13; amino-acid sequence: MDSEVQRDGRILDLIDDAWREDKLPYEDVAIPLNELPEPEQDNGGTTESIKEQEMKWTDLALQYLHENVPPIGN